One Carassius auratus strain Wakin chromosome 3, ASM336829v1, whole genome shotgun sequence genomic region harbors:
- the LOC113053453 gene encoding MKL/myocardin-like protein 1 isoform X2 — protein MATIWEDSGPGAPTDATGSASSPQSDAVTNELQELSLQPAPNLLPIHERKNVLQLKLQQRRTREELVNQGIMPPLKSSASFHEQRRSLERARTEDYLKRKIRSRPERSELVRMHILEETSAEPSLQAKQLLLKRARLADDLNDKISQRPGPMELIHKNILPVDSSLKQAIRETEFPKVEVENSSFDEESSDAFSPELTLHQDSPLGQGHLPSPPEIPASENTPKQVPPPPPAPPPLPNTAGPAPQQKLANGTTGHKQAPALQKGGKVGSERPVQRSKKVRENKPKVKKLKYHQYIPPDQKAEREPPPLLDSSYAKLLYQQQLFLQLQIINQQQQNYNYHTILPAPPKSSSDQQPVSTNGSSPSKNDMPPQSTSTNLSGQNQHITAFKTGPLPPNLDELKVAELKQELKLRGLTVSGTKNDLIERLKNFHEQNGASSKTSTPSPPVVGGLSSSTQSTGRSRVVASFPLVTTAERGGAQMTAPQIKQFGSTNSSPPVSPAHSERSSTGMSPDETSINGDAFGEMVTSPLTQLSLQTSPPLPSTICIKEEPGSWTSPSSCCLGSQSAAPAIDKDQMLQEKDRRIQELTRMLLQKQQLVESLRSQLEGKQVGLPLLPGVTMEAVRVTVKEEVREVIEDSEMVTEPPVFPQAGQTQTQTQRMAAALEVEQDQQQQLIMQQNQRNLQRQAHQRKRKSQKQQLNQQKQLAQALTNQQSSPVPSFPVDVLKSTSTPTIVTDRNGNQFLLTLSNQNAEAPARGRRAQSKRLQSTPVMLANKSVTEVLNNNNQSEQPIQTVILKQPIKKALKPDLNMTTNYKSSCCTSISSPANIQPFFSQVESMNDTEAFPSFPNNNNNNEEMCLNLDQHVLLSPPRLCSPIALCHQENGCHQHVDDLFDILIQRGEISENFKASPDPVLERLRPNTPLSSSSSPLSLSRPPDMPFKTFILQPQLPSIKAHINCDTGVGRLEDFLESTTGKPLLGVEPGGPTTLIVDLHNQMLSTPSILDHPRSPMDTCDISFSSHSPSDLIDSAPDPMEWMELGMGGAGGEGPGMVHMNGHESSSLFSTDFLDTSDLNWSSL, from the exons TGCTCCAACTAAAACTTCAGCAGAGACGGACTCGAGAAGAGCTGGTTAACCAGGGGATCATGCCAC CGCTGAAAAGTTCTGCATCCTTTCACGAGCAGAGACGAAGTTTAGAACGAGCTCGG ACCGAGGACTACCTGAAGAGAAAGATCCGCAGTCGTCCAGAGAGGTCAGAGCTGGTCAGGATGCACATTCTTGAAG AGACGTCAGCAGAGCCGTCTCTTCAGGCCAAGCAGCTTCTGCTGAAACGAGCTCGACTAGCCGACGATCTGAACGATAAAATCTCCCAGCGGCCCGGTCCGATGGAGCTCATTCACAAAAACATCCTGCCAGTGGACAGCAGCCTCAAACAAGCCATCAGAG AGACTGAGTTTCCAAAAGTAGAAGTGGAGAACTCTTCATTCGACGAGGAAAGCAGTGACGCGTTCTCACCAGAGCTGACCCTCCATCAGGACTCTCCCCTCGGCCAAGGACACCTACCTTCCCCCCCTGAGATACCGGCCAGTGAAAACACACCCAAACAG GTcccacctcctcctcctgctcctccaccGCTGCCAAACACCGCTGGTCCTGCCCCTCAGCAGAAACTAGCCAATGGGACAACAGGCCACAAGCAAGCTCCTGCACTACAAAAG GGTGGTAAAGTGGGTAGTGAGCGCCCTGTTCAGCGCTCTAAGAAGGTGAGAGAGAACAAACCCAAAGTGAAGAAGCTGAAGTATCACCAGTATATTCCTCCGGACCAGAAAGCCGAGCGTGAGCCTCCACCTCTGCTCGACTCCTCGTATGCCAAACTCCTCTATCAACAGCAGCTCTTCCTCCAGCTGCAGATCATCAACCAACAGCAGCAGAACTACAACTACCACACCATCCTGCCTGCGCCACCCAA GTCGTCTTCTGATCAGCAGCCTGTTTCAACCAATGGCTCATCGCCATCCAAAAATGACATGCCTCCTCAATCAACATCCACCAATCTGTCTGGCCAGAATCAGCACATCACTGCATTTAAAACAGGACCTCTGCCTCCCAACCTGGATGAGCTAAAG GTGGCAGAGCTGAAGCAGGAGTTAAAACTGCGGGGCTTAACTGTCTCAGGCACCAAAAATGATCTTATTGAGCGGCTGAAGAATTTTCACGAGCAGAACGGTGCTTCTTCTAAAACCAGCACACCATCACCCCCTGTAGTGGGAGGACTCTCTTCCTCCACCCAATCAACAGGCAGGAGCAGGGTGGTTGCTTCCTTCCCATTGGTCACGACTGCAGAAAGGGGTGGAGCTCAGATGACAGCGCCTCAGATAAAGCAGTTTGGCAGCACTAACTCCTCCCCTCCGGTTTCCCCCGCCCACTCAGAGCGCTCTTCGACTGGAATGAGCCCAGATGAAACAAGCATCAATGGGGATGCTTTTGGGGAAATG GTGACCTCTCCTCTTACCCAGCTCTCCTTGCAAACTTCTCCTCCTCTCCCCTCCACGATCTGCATTAAAGAGGAGCCCGGCAGCTGGACGTCTCCGTCCTCCTGCTGTCTGGGGTCCCAGTCTGCAGCGCCCGCAATAGACAAGGACCAGATGCTGCAGGAGAAGGACCGGCGCATCCAGGAGCTCACACGCATGCTGTTGCAGAAGCAGCAGCTGGTCGAATCTCTGCGCTCGCAGCTGGAGGGCAAACAGGTGGGTCTGCCGCTCCTTCCTGGTGTCACTATGGAGGCGGTCAGGGTGACCGTAAAGGAAGAGGTCAGAGAGGTGATTGAAGACAGCGAGATGGTGACAGAGCCGCCGGTATTCCCACAGGCAGGTCAGACGCAGACGCAGACGCAGAGGATGGCGGCTGCGCTGGAGGTGGAGCAggaccagcagcagcagctcatAATGCAACAGAATCAGCGCAACCTGCAGCGCCAAGCACATCAGAGGAAGAGGAAATCACAGAAACAACAGCTCAACCAACAAAAACAA ttggctCAAGCACTTACCAACCAGCAGTCAAGTCCTGTTCCTTCATTCCCAGTGGACGTACTGAAATCAACCTCCACCCCCACCATAGTGACCGACAGAAATGGCAACCAGTTCCTGCTAACACTGTCCAATCAAAACGCAGAGGCGCCTGCCAGAGGACGCCGCGCCCAGAGCAAA agGCTGCAGTCTACACCCGTCATGTTAGCCAACAAGTCAGTGACTGAAGTGCTTAACAATAACAACCAATCTGAACAGCCCATACAAACCGTCATTCTGAAACAGCCAATCAAAAAG GCATTAAAGCCAGACCTAAATATGACGACCAATTACAAATCATCCTGCTGCACATCCATCTCATCACCAGCCAATATCCAACCATTCTTCTCTCAAGTGGAGTCCATGAACGACACAGAGGCCTTCCCCTCATttcccaacaacaacaacaacaac GAGGAGATGTGTTTGAATTTGGACCAGcatgttttgctctctcctcCCCGCTTGTGTTCGCCCATAGCTCTTTGTCATCAG GAGAATGGCTGTCACCAGCACGTTGATGACCTTTTTGACATCCTAATTCAACGTGGAG AAATCTCAGAGAATTTCAAAGCCAGCCCTGATCCTGTTCTCGAAAGGCTTCGGCCGAACACGCCTCTTTCCTCAAGCTCCTCCCCTCTCAGTCTTTCCCGTCCTCCTGATATGCCCttcaaaactttcattttacaaCCTCAGCTTCCTTCAATTAAGGCGCACATCAACTGTGACACAGGAGTGGGGCGTCTTGAAGATTTCCTGGAAAGCACTACTGGCAAACCTTTGCTGGGAGTGGAGCCAGGAGGACCGACGACGCTTATTGTTGACCTCCACAACCAAATGCTCAGCACACCGAGTATCCTAGACCACCCACGTTCACCAATGGATACGTGTGACATAAGTTTTTCCAGTCACTCGCCTTCAGATCTGATAGACTCCGCCCCCGATCCAATGGAATGGATGGAGCTGGGAATGGGCGGGGCTGGAGGGGAGGGGCCTGGGATGGTACATATGAATGGACACGAGTCCTCTAGCTTATTTTCCACAGACTTTCTGGACACTTCTGATCTGAATTGGTCCAGCTTATAG
- the LOC113053453 gene encoding MKL/myocardin-like protein 1 isoform X5, with product MATIWEDSGPGAPTDATGSASSPQSDAVTNELQELSLQPAPNLLPIHERKNVLQLKLQQRRTREELVNQGIMPPLKSSASFHEQRRSLERARTEDYLKRKIRSRPERSELVRMHILEETSAEPSLQAKQLLLKRARLADDLNDKISQRPGPMELIHKNILPVDSSLKQAIRETEFPKVEVENSSFDEESSDAFSPELTLHQDSPLGQGHLPSPPEIPASENTPKQVPPPPPAPPPLPNTAGPAPQQKLANGTTGHKQAPALQKGGKVGSERPVQRSKKVRENKPKVKKLKYHQYIPPDQKAEREPPPLLDSSYAKLLYQQQLFLQLQIINQQQQNYNYHTILPAPPKSSSDQQPVSTNGSSPSKNDMPPQSTSTNLSGQNQHITAFKTGPLPPNLDELKVAELKQELKLRGLTVSGTKNDLIERLKNFHEQNGASSKTSTPSPPVVGGLSSSTQSTGRSRVVASFPLVTTAERGGAQMTAPQIKQFGSTNSSPPVSPAHSERSSTGMSPDETSINGDAFGEMVTSPLTQLSLQTSPPLPSTICIKEEPGSWTSPSSCCLGSQSAAPAIDKDQMLQEKDRRIQELTRMLLQKQQLVESLRSQLEGKQAGQTQTQTQRMAAALEVEQDQQQQLIMQQNQRNLQRQAHQRKRKSQKQQLNQQKQQLAQALTNQQSSPVPSFPVDVLKSTSTPTIVTDRNGNQFLLTLSNQNAEAPARGRRAQSKRLQSTPVMLANKSVTEVLNNNNQSEQPIQTVILKQPIKKALKPDLNMTTNYKSSCCTSISSPANIQPFFSQVESMNDTEAFPSFPNNNNNNEEMCLNLDQHVLLSPPRLCSPIALCHQENGCHQHVDDLFDILIQRGEISENFKASPDPVLERLRPNTPLSSSSSPLSLSRPPDMPFKTFILQPQLPSIKAHINCDTGVGRLEDFLESTTGKPLLGVEPGGPTTLIVDLHNQMLSTPSILDHPRSPMDTCDISFSSHSPSDLIDSAPDPMEWMELGMGGAGGEGPGMVHMNGHESSSLFSTDFLDTSDLNWSSL from the exons TGCTCCAACTAAAACTTCAGCAGAGACGGACTCGAGAAGAGCTGGTTAACCAGGGGATCATGCCAC CGCTGAAAAGTTCTGCATCCTTTCACGAGCAGAGACGAAGTTTAGAACGAGCTCGG ACCGAGGACTACCTGAAGAGAAAGATCCGCAGTCGTCCAGAGAGGTCAGAGCTGGTCAGGATGCACATTCTTGAAG AGACGTCAGCAGAGCCGTCTCTTCAGGCCAAGCAGCTTCTGCTGAAACGAGCTCGACTAGCCGACGATCTGAACGATAAAATCTCCCAGCGGCCCGGTCCGATGGAGCTCATTCACAAAAACATCCTGCCAGTGGACAGCAGCCTCAAACAAGCCATCAGAG AGACTGAGTTTCCAAAAGTAGAAGTGGAGAACTCTTCATTCGACGAGGAAAGCAGTGACGCGTTCTCACCAGAGCTGACCCTCCATCAGGACTCTCCCCTCGGCCAAGGACACCTACCTTCCCCCCCTGAGATACCGGCCAGTGAAAACACACCCAAACAG GTcccacctcctcctcctgctcctccaccGCTGCCAAACACCGCTGGTCCTGCCCCTCAGCAGAAACTAGCCAATGGGACAACAGGCCACAAGCAAGCTCCTGCACTACAAAAG GGTGGTAAAGTGGGTAGTGAGCGCCCTGTTCAGCGCTCTAAGAAGGTGAGAGAGAACAAACCCAAAGTGAAGAAGCTGAAGTATCACCAGTATATTCCTCCGGACCAGAAAGCCGAGCGTGAGCCTCCACCTCTGCTCGACTCCTCGTATGCCAAACTCCTCTATCAACAGCAGCTCTTCCTCCAGCTGCAGATCATCAACCAACAGCAGCAGAACTACAACTACCACACCATCCTGCCTGCGCCACCCAA GTCGTCTTCTGATCAGCAGCCTGTTTCAACCAATGGCTCATCGCCATCCAAAAATGACATGCCTCCTCAATCAACATCCACCAATCTGTCTGGCCAGAATCAGCACATCACTGCATTTAAAACAGGACCTCTGCCTCCCAACCTGGATGAGCTAAAG GTGGCAGAGCTGAAGCAGGAGTTAAAACTGCGGGGCTTAACTGTCTCAGGCACCAAAAATGATCTTATTGAGCGGCTGAAGAATTTTCACGAGCAGAACGGTGCTTCTTCTAAAACCAGCACACCATCACCCCCTGTAGTGGGAGGACTCTCTTCCTCCACCCAATCAACAGGCAGGAGCAGGGTGGTTGCTTCCTTCCCATTGGTCACGACTGCAGAAAGGGGTGGAGCTCAGATGACAGCGCCTCAGATAAAGCAGTTTGGCAGCACTAACTCCTCCCCTCCGGTTTCCCCCGCCCACTCAGAGCGCTCTTCGACTGGAATGAGCCCAGATGAAACAAGCATCAATGGGGATGCTTTTGGGGAAATG GTGACCTCTCCTCTTACCCAGCTCTCCTTGCAAACTTCTCCTCCTCTCCCCTCCACGATCTGCATTAAAGAGGAGCCCGGCAGCTGGACGTCTCCGTCCTCCTGCTGTCTGGGGTCCCAGTCTGCAGCGCCCGCAATAGACAAGGACCAGATGCTGCAGGAGAAGGACCGGCGCATCCAGGAGCTCACACGCATGCTGTTGCAGAAGCAGCAGCTGGTCGAATCTCTGCGCTCGCAGCTGGAGGGCAAACAG GCAGGTCAGACGCAGACGCAGACGCAGAGGATGGCGGCTGCGCTGGAGGTGGAGCAggaccagcagcagcagctcatAATGCAACAGAATCAGCGCAACCTGCAGCGCCAAGCACATCAGAGGAAGAGGAAATCACAGAAACAACAGCTCAACCAACAAAAACAA cagttggctCAAGCACTTACCAACCAGCAGTCAAGTCCTGTTCCTTCATTCCCAGTGGACGTACTGAAATCAACCTCCACCCCCACCATAGTGACCGACAGAAATGGCAACCAGTTCCTGCTAACACTGTCCAATCAAAACGCAGAGGCGCCTGCCAGAGGACGCCGCGCCCAGAGCAAA agGCTGCAGTCTACACCCGTCATGTTAGCCAACAAGTCAGTGACTGAAGTGCTTAACAATAACAACCAATCTGAACAGCCCATACAAACCGTCATTCTGAAACAGCCAATCAAAAAG GCATTAAAGCCAGACCTAAATATGACGACCAATTACAAATCATCCTGCTGCACATCCATCTCATCACCAGCCAATATCCAACCATTCTTCTCTCAAGTGGAGTCCATGAACGACACAGAGGCCTTCCCCTCATttcccaacaacaacaacaacaac GAGGAGATGTGTTTGAATTTGGACCAGcatgttttgctctctcctcCCCGCTTGTGTTCGCCCATAGCTCTTTGTCATCAG GAGAATGGCTGTCACCAGCACGTTGATGACCTTTTTGACATCCTAATTCAACGTGGAG AAATCTCAGAGAATTTCAAAGCCAGCCCTGATCCTGTTCTCGAAAGGCTTCGGCCGAACACGCCTCTTTCCTCAAGCTCCTCCCCTCTCAGTCTTTCCCGTCCTCCTGATATGCCCttcaaaactttcattttacaaCCTCAGCTTCCTTCAATTAAGGCGCACATCAACTGTGACACAGGAGTGGGGCGTCTTGAAGATTTCCTGGAAAGCACTACTGGCAAACCTTTGCTGGGAGTGGAGCCAGGAGGACCGACGACGCTTATTGTTGACCTCCACAACCAAATGCTCAGCACACCGAGTATCCTAGACCACCCACGTTCACCAATGGATACGTGTGACATAAGTTTTTCCAGTCACTCGCCTTCAGATCTGATAGACTCCGCCCCCGATCCAATGGAATGGATGGAGCTGGGAATGGGCGGGGCTGGAGGGGAGGGGCCTGGGATGGTACATATGAATGGACACGAGTCCTCTAGCTTATTTTCCACAGACTTTCTGGACACTTCTGATCTGAATTGGTCCAGCTTATAG
- the LOC113053453 gene encoding MKL/myocardin-like protein 1 isoform X1: MATIWEDSGPGAPTDATGSASSPQSDAVTNELQELSLQPAPNLLPIHERKNVLQLKLQQRRTREELVNQGIMPPLKSSASFHEQRRSLERARTEDYLKRKIRSRPERSELVRMHILEETSAEPSLQAKQLLLKRARLADDLNDKISQRPGPMELIHKNILPVDSSLKQAIRETEFPKVEVENSSFDEESSDAFSPELTLHQDSPLGQGHLPSPPEIPASENTPKQVPPPPPAPPPLPNTAGPAPQQKLANGTTGHKQAPALQKGGKVGSERPVQRSKKVRENKPKVKKLKYHQYIPPDQKAEREPPPLLDSSYAKLLYQQQLFLQLQIINQQQQNYNYHTILPAPPKSSSDQQPVSTNGSSPSKNDMPPQSTSTNLSGQNQHITAFKTGPLPPNLDELKVAELKQELKLRGLTVSGTKNDLIERLKNFHEQNGASSKTSTPSPPVVGGLSSSTQSTGRSRVVASFPLVTTAERGGAQMTAPQIKQFGSTNSSPPVSPAHSERSSTGMSPDETSINGDAFGEMVTSPLTQLSLQTSPPLPSTICIKEEPGSWTSPSSCCLGSQSAAPAIDKDQMLQEKDRRIQELTRMLLQKQQLVESLRSQLEGKQVGLPLLPGVTMEAVRVTVKEEVREVIEDSEMVTEPPVFPQAGQTQTQTQRMAAALEVEQDQQQQLIMQQNQRNLQRQAHQRKRKSQKQQLNQQKQQLAQALTNQQSSPVPSFPVDVLKSTSTPTIVTDRNGNQFLLTLSNQNAEAPARGRRAQSKRLQSTPVMLANKSVTEVLNNNNQSEQPIQTVILKQPIKKALKPDLNMTTNYKSSCCTSISSPANIQPFFSQVESMNDTEAFPSFPNNNNNNEEMCLNLDQHVLLSPPRLCSPIALCHQENGCHQHVDDLFDILIQRGEISENFKASPDPVLERLRPNTPLSSSSSPLSLSRPPDMPFKTFILQPQLPSIKAHINCDTGVGRLEDFLESTTGKPLLGVEPGGPTTLIVDLHNQMLSTPSILDHPRSPMDTCDISFSSHSPSDLIDSAPDPMEWMELGMGGAGGEGPGMVHMNGHESSSLFSTDFLDTSDLNWSSL, from the exons TGCTCCAACTAAAACTTCAGCAGAGACGGACTCGAGAAGAGCTGGTTAACCAGGGGATCATGCCAC CGCTGAAAAGTTCTGCATCCTTTCACGAGCAGAGACGAAGTTTAGAACGAGCTCGG ACCGAGGACTACCTGAAGAGAAAGATCCGCAGTCGTCCAGAGAGGTCAGAGCTGGTCAGGATGCACATTCTTGAAG AGACGTCAGCAGAGCCGTCTCTTCAGGCCAAGCAGCTTCTGCTGAAACGAGCTCGACTAGCCGACGATCTGAACGATAAAATCTCCCAGCGGCCCGGTCCGATGGAGCTCATTCACAAAAACATCCTGCCAGTGGACAGCAGCCTCAAACAAGCCATCAGAG AGACTGAGTTTCCAAAAGTAGAAGTGGAGAACTCTTCATTCGACGAGGAAAGCAGTGACGCGTTCTCACCAGAGCTGACCCTCCATCAGGACTCTCCCCTCGGCCAAGGACACCTACCTTCCCCCCCTGAGATACCGGCCAGTGAAAACACACCCAAACAG GTcccacctcctcctcctgctcctccaccGCTGCCAAACACCGCTGGTCCTGCCCCTCAGCAGAAACTAGCCAATGGGACAACAGGCCACAAGCAAGCTCCTGCACTACAAAAG GGTGGTAAAGTGGGTAGTGAGCGCCCTGTTCAGCGCTCTAAGAAGGTGAGAGAGAACAAACCCAAAGTGAAGAAGCTGAAGTATCACCAGTATATTCCTCCGGACCAGAAAGCCGAGCGTGAGCCTCCACCTCTGCTCGACTCCTCGTATGCCAAACTCCTCTATCAACAGCAGCTCTTCCTCCAGCTGCAGATCATCAACCAACAGCAGCAGAACTACAACTACCACACCATCCTGCCTGCGCCACCCAA GTCGTCTTCTGATCAGCAGCCTGTTTCAACCAATGGCTCATCGCCATCCAAAAATGACATGCCTCCTCAATCAACATCCACCAATCTGTCTGGCCAGAATCAGCACATCACTGCATTTAAAACAGGACCTCTGCCTCCCAACCTGGATGAGCTAAAG GTGGCAGAGCTGAAGCAGGAGTTAAAACTGCGGGGCTTAACTGTCTCAGGCACCAAAAATGATCTTATTGAGCGGCTGAAGAATTTTCACGAGCAGAACGGTGCTTCTTCTAAAACCAGCACACCATCACCCCCTGTAGTGGGAGGACTCTCTTCCTCCACCCAATCAACAGGCAGGAGCAGGGTGGTTGCTTCCTTCCCATTGGTCACGACTGCAGAAAGGGGTGGAGCTCAGATGACAGCGCCTCAGATAAAGCAGTTTGGCAGCACTAACTCCTCCCCTCCGGTTTCCCCCGCCCACTCAGAGCGCTCTTCGACTGGAATGAGCCCAGATGAAACAAGCATCAATGGGGATGCTTTTGGGGAAATG GTGACCTCTCCTCTTACCCAGCTCTCCTTGCAAACTTCTCCTCCTCTCCCCTCCACGATCTGCATTAAAGAGGAGCCCGGCAGCTGGACGTCTCCGTCCTCCTGCTGTCTGGGGTCCCAGTCTGCAGCGCCCGCAATAGACAAGGACCAGATGCTGCAGGAGAAGGACCGGCGCATCCAGGAGCTCACACGCATGCTGTTGCAGAAGCAGCAGCTGGTCGAATCTCTGCGCTCGCAGCTGGAGGGCAAACAGGTGGGTCTGCCGCTCCTTCCTGGTGTCACTATGGAGGCGGTCAGGGTGACCGTAAAGGAAGAGGTCAGAGAGGTGATTGAAGACAGCGAGATGGTGACAGAGCCGCCGGTATTCCCACAGGCAGGTCAGACGCAGACGCAGACGCAGAGGATGGCGGCTGCGCTGGAGGTGGAGCAggaccagcagcagcagctcatAATGCAACAGAATCAGCGCAACCTGCAGCGCCAAGCACATCAGAGGAAGAGGAAATCACAGAAACAACAGCTCAACCAACAAAAACAA cagttggctCAAGCACTTACCAACCAGCAGTCAAGTCCTGTTCCTTCATTCCCAGTGGACGTACTGAAATCAACCTCCACCCCCACCATAGTGACCGACAGAAATGGCAACCAGTTCCTGCTAACACTGTCCAATCAAAACGCAGAGGCGCCTGCCAGAGGACGCCGCGCCCAGAGCAAA agGCTGCAGTCTACACCCGTCATGTTAGCCAACAAGTCAGTGACTGAAGTGCTTAACAATAACAACCAATCTGAACAGCCCATACAAACCGTCATTCTGAAACAGCCAATCAAAAAG GCATTAAAGCCAGACCTAAATATGACGACCAATTACAAATCATCCTGCTGCACATCCATCTCATCACCAGCCAATATCCAACCATTCTTCTCTCAAGTGGAGTCCATGAACGACACAGAGGCCTTCCCCTCATttcccaacaacaacaacaacaac GAGGAGATGTGTTTGAATTTGGACCAGcatgttttgctctctcctcCCCGCTTGTGTTCGCCCATAGCTCTTTGTCATCAG GAGAATGGCTGTCACCAGCACGTTGATGACCTTTTTGACATCCTAATTCAACGTGGAG AAATCTCAGAGAATTTCAAAGCCAGCCCTGATCCTGTTCTCGAAAGGCTTCGGCCGAACACGCCTCTTTCCTCAAGCTCCTCCCCTCTCAGTCTTTCCCGTCCTCCTGATATGCCCttcaaaactttcattttacaaCCTCAGCTTCCTTCAATTAAGGCGCACATCAACTGTGACACAGGAGTGGGGCGTCTTGAAGATTTCCTGGAAAGCACTACTGGCAAACCTTTGCTGGGAGTGGAGCCAGGAGGACCGACGACGCTTATTGTTGACCTCCACAACCAAATGCTCAGCACACCGAGTATCCTAGACCACCCACGTTCACCAATGGATACGTGTGACATAAGTTTTTCCAGTCACTCGCCTTCAGATCTGATAGACTCCGCCCCCGATCCAATGGAATGGATGGAGCTGGGAATGGGCGGGGCTGGAGGGGAGGGGCCTGGGATGGTACATATGAATGGACACGAGTCCTCTAGCTTATTTTCCACAGACTTTCTGGACACTTCTGATCTGAATTGGTCCAGCTTATAG